DNA from Chiloscyllium punctatum isolate Juve2018m chromosome 28, sChiPun1.3, whole genome shotgun sequence:
accccagtgttatacagcgacagacctgtccccaccagtactgtaccccagtgttatacagggacagacctgtccccaccagtactgtaccccagtgttatacagggacagacctgtccccaccagtactgtaccccagtgttatacagggacagacctgtccccagtgCTGCCCTCTGTCCCTGACAGCTCCAGGCTGTTTCTCAGTGAGTGGGGATAAGGTTTGGGGCCTGGGACTGTGTGTTGAGCTGCTCCCCCCCCCCGGCCCTGGGTCTGTGTCGAGGTGCAGTGTCTCGAGGCTGTGTTTGTTCAGCCGCAGCCGGAGGCCCCGTGCTGGCAGTGACAGGTCGGCCCTGAGCCTGAGCACTAGGCCGCGGTGTCCAGCGGCGCCTCCCTGGGCCCCAGCCCTCACCGCCAGCGCCTTACCCGCGAGTTGTTGAGCTCCATCATCACCTCCTCGAAGGCGGCCGTCTCCTCCGCCTGCTTCTGGTTGTGGAGGGCGATCTTCTCGCTGAATTTCCGCGGGTTGTTGCCGCCCGCCATGTTGATGGCGATTTTTTttccgccgccgccgccgccgctcGCGGGCGGAATCGGCGCGGCCGGGCAGGCGAAGCGGCCCGAGACCACATTAATCGCGTCAAAACAACCGGGCAGGCAGCCAAAACAAAATCCTGCCCGACCGACCCGCCTCGCCCTCTGGGATGTGTAGTCCTTTCCATCATCTCCCTCGTGCCGCAGGTCTTCGGCTGGACTACTGTTCCCAGAGGACACCGCGTCGGCATCATCCTCACACTACATCTCCCCGAACCCTCCGCGCTCCCCCAACGTCACCCTTGACCCCCGCCTCCACCCGCCTTCTGGGACATGTAGTTCCACTGCTGCCCACGTTTCTTGTTCtctgaaggagaggggagaggcgAAAGAACTACACCCTTAAaaatctcataacaccaggttctagtccaacagatATTTTGAAATATACAATCCCcgcagtttggaaacaggccatttggcccaccaacaTTGTGAAGAGCATCCCCTCCATTTGGAAGCATTCACTTTTGGAGCtgtgctccttcctcaggtggttgCGGAGTATTAGATCATCAGACACAGAACTTATGGCCAAAGATTAGTGTCATACCCTACTTTGGACAGGTTCAAGCACGGTTTCCTTGGCTTTGTGTTGACCCTGTAACTTGAGAAAGTTTTGCCAAAACTGTTCTAAAGTCAAATGCTTCGTGAATTATGGAAATTTTGTGTCACAGCCTGGGCCATCTCATTtgtttttgggcggcacggtggttagcactgctgcctcacagcgccagagacccgggttcaattcccgcctcaggcgattctctgtgtggagtttgcacattccctccatgctccggtttcctcccacactccaaagatgtgcaggttaggtgaattggccatgctaaattgtccgtagtattaggtaaggggtagatgtaggggtatgggtgggttgcgcttcggcggggcggtgtggacttgttgggccgaagggcctgtttccacactgtaagtaatctaatctaatctaagtgctAATACAGAGAGCATGGTTCTTCGAAGTGGCAAAATCCAAATCTGAATGGTTATATACTGTACCTGTAGCCACAGCACTGCTTTGCATTGGCAGTGAAGCCTTTTCAGATTCATCAGAGCAGGATGATAAATTGTTGTAAATACAAATCTCACGGTCATTCCCTGGTGTCATTATGTTGATATGATGAGGAGGTACCTTAATTGACCtgagatgtacaaagttaaaaaataacTCCCCAGGTTATAGGTTGaaggcactagcttttggagcaatgcTTCTTTGTCAGGCAGTGAGTGGGGCAgcattataaattctgtgtcttataatccaACCCTACTCGCTATCTGACAAAatagcagcattccaaaagctagtacttccaaataaagctgttggacctTCACCTGGAGTTGTGAGTTTTAATTTTGTTGATAAACATTCACCCTCAGTCCCCACCtgtttgtaattgtaccagcctccaccacgtcctctcgcaactcattccatatacacatcaccctctacatgaaaaagttaccctttaggtcccttttcaattttccccctctcacccaaacctatgacctttagttctggactctccccaccccagggaaaagactgtctatttactctaactacgtccctcatgattttataaacctctataaagatcacccctcagtagTCCTTTCCGTCACCTCCCTCGTGCTCCAGGTCTTCAGCTGGATTCCTGCTCGCAGACGACACCGCATCAGCATCATCCTCATCTTCAATCTACATATTCCCAAAGCCTCCACACCCACCAAACATCAACCTTAACCCCGCGTCCAGTAGCTTTCTGGGACGTGTAGTTCTACTGCTCCCCAggggggaaaacagcccctgccttccagactgtccctgtagctcaaaccctcgaacactggcaacatccttttaatcttttctgaactcttatgtttcacaacatctttctttccaatagaagggagaccagaattgcatacaatattccaaaagtggcctaacccatgtcctgtacagctgtaacacgaCCTCCTTTTTATTCCACGTATAAGCTGCTAACTTTTAATGCAAATCTAGTATTGTTGGCTTTGATCAGctagattcagaaaagatttacaagttgcCAAGATTGCAGggtttgagctgtaaggagagactgaataggctagggctattttcccctggagcatcaaaggctggttggtgaccttatagatgtttataaaatcatgaggggtgtggatggggtgaatagccaaggtcttttttcaagataaaaacaatgactacagatgctgaaaaccaaatactagattagtggtgctggaagagcacagcagttcaggcagcatccaacgagcagcgaaatcgacgtttcgggcaaaagcccttcaaagaGAGCATAAGTTCAAGGTGTTTGGCTGGGGTGTATCCatggaaatgagctgccagaggaagtggtggagcctggtacaattacaacacttaaaaggcactTCGATGGGtgcctgaataggaagggtttggagggatatgggctgggtgctggcaggtgggactagattgggttgggctacctggttggcatggatgagttggaccaaaagatctgtttccgtgctgtacatctctatgacactaagtgATATTCAACATCTCTTTCTTAAAATTTATCATCAACCTCATTTATGGGGTGTAGGCATCACtatcaaggccagcatttattgactgtTAAAGTCAACCACTTTACTATAGGTTTGGAGTCACAAATTTCCTTCTCTACAGTACATTAGTGAACCGAATGGATGTTTACGTTGTCATCCTTTGGTCAgctattccagatttatttcagttgaattcagatttcactaCGTGCGagggtaggacttgaacccatcCCCAGACTGTTAACGTAGGATTCTAGATTGCTCGTCCAGTGATATTCCTAATACACTACAGCCTCCTCTGGCTAGTATTTCATTCATATTTAGTGAATGAATACTTGCTGTTAGTGACATTGCGCTTGATACAGTGGATGCTCTGCAGTCTTTACTGAACTGCAACAAGTCACGTCTTGATGCTAAGAACTTACCTGTCTTTTCATTCCTAGACATCCTGCTTGCGAGCTGAATCCATCTGTTGGTTTTCCTTTGTTCCTTTCAGTGGCTGCAGCTACCCTCAGACATTGGGCTCTGGTTCTCGTGTTTGTCCTGTTGCACCTCATACTCATCACAAGCACAGCATGGGGCGGAAAGCAAGAgttggccactcagccccttTCAATGACACAAGATCATCAACCTTAAACTTtaactgtctgtctctcactgcacAGTTGCTGCCTAAccagcagagagaaagagagacaagttACCAGAATATCAGCTCTGTTTAAGGGAGGTGGCAAACAATTTGAATGGACATAAAAAGCTACTGGGGAAAAGGGTTTGgatattttaatattttaaaaaaacttccaAAATGACTTCTACACAATATATGCCTTTCAGCAAAAAAACACACCCTCCAAAGAGCTTATTTACATCAAAGTCTGCTCGAGATGAAAGCTACACAAGGTTTCCGAAGACTTTTATTTCTTCTGAAAAACTACACAAAATTGTTACATTAATACAAAAACTAGCTTTGAAATCACGACTAAAAGCAGCAGAAATTGCTGTATTAAATATATTTGCCTGTATTGCTGTACAAAAAGCCGAATCTTTGTTCATTTAAACATTTAGACATGTGGTTTTAAAAATAGATGGGAGGCTCAGATTCCAGGGGGTAAGTTAAACTAATAGGGAACAGAGGATTCCAATCTCCAAATAAGGAGCGGGACCTTCCATACtgaaagggggggggggtaaggaagagaggaggggggagtgaagAGCAGGgaaagatgagagagagagagagaggaaaatccGGTTTCACCAGGCTGCTTCCTCAGTTCTGGGGCTGAAAACTTGGgcctttcctcctcctcctcctccaaggCCAATTCCAGGAACCAGACAGTGAATGGAAAAGGTAGATATAGAAGAATTAATGAAATAAAGTTTTCAGACAGAACAGGGACAGAGAATCAAGCCCTCGACAGGTAAATCAGCGAGAACTCTGCACGTGGAAGGAAAGGTCAGTGGAACTATTGTTAAAATCTAGAGATTTAAACAGACATGTTTTTGGATAATAGCTTCTGGTTTATAGGAGTGTTGTAGTCACAATTTGAATTTTTAAAGAGAGGGTAAATGACAAGAAACTGTGCTGACATCGGCCTGACAGTAAAGTTGACTGGTCAAGTAGTTTGAAACCAAAAGCCACTATTGTTTTATTGAGGGTGAAAAAGATAGGTATTTCCACTCGATTACAGCTGTTTTACAGTCCATAATGAGAATTGTCCAGGTCGCCTAAAAGCCAGAAAGATGTTGTCAACATCAAGTTGCaaacagtgaccaggagcaggaaccctggctgatttctgCCCCCCACCCAAATCCTTTCTCATATAGGAAAGAGTGGACAGTGACcagagcaggaaccctggctgatttcgccccccccccccctctctctaatataggggtcagtgggcagtgaccaggagcaggaaccctggctgatttcccccctctctctaatataggggttagtgggcagtgaccaggagcaggaaccctggctgatttccccccctctctaatataTGGGTCAGTGGACAGTAATCAGGAGCAGGAAGCCTGGCTGGTTTCCCCCCAATCCAGGGTCAGTGAACGATTAAGAACAGCAACATGTTTATGGACAGGTTGAATATAAAGCACATTATTAGGTGTTAAATTCTCAGTTTTAAGCAATCCCACATAATTGATATAGGCTCCTGTAAGTGTATATCTGTTTTAGTAATCAAGTGTTAAAAAGCCATCGTTTACCAAAAATAGAGGAAACTAACTATTTTTTTTCCCACAGAAGAGTGCATTTAATAAAACTCTTTTCAAACTAGGTCCTTTCAGTTTCAGTTGAAATGATTGACAGCAGTGAGCTCATCAAGAGCCTGCTCACTCGCAGGATAACGAGAGCCCTCTGCCTTATCCCCCTACTCTGAGGACAGGTCAGTGACAGTCACCCCCATTTCCCCCGTTACATTATTTCATTCAATGCTTTGATCTGTGGTCCTCCTGTTGATGTGGAACTCGTCTGAGCCAGGCAGTCATTCTTCAGTGCAAAAGGGAATCCACGAGTCAGCCCTGGGGCTGTGGTCAAAATACACCCAGCTCCATTCAGTACTACCTCTGGACACTCAAACTCCAGCCGCTCAGACAACTGGCAGTCTTTGAAAGTCccaactcacccccccccccccccccccccccccaacagtagcCCATGATTCCTCGGGTGGACCATAATTCTGACATCTGTTCGGCCGGGTGTGAAAATAGGCAATCAAATCAGCTTGCCAGAGGGGAAACCAGAATTTAAACAGAACACTGTGTAAGGTTAAAGGTAGATTGagggttttggggaaaaaaaaacggATAGGGTAGATGGAGAGAAACATTCCCCGCTGGGCAACCCGGTCTAGGGGGGAGGAGGCAGAATGTGACAGACCACGGGGAGGAGAAATGAAGTAAATAGGGACGAGGAGAAGTGTGACATATCCACCGACGAAAAGCTGACAAGGCCAGATCGATCACACATTTGAAGTTTGGACAGGTTTTGCTTGCCCAGGATATTGAGAGATAAGCAGCCAagggacagagatacagtgagGGCACACTTCAGCCACGattgcactgaatgaatgaatgaatgaatgctgtgaATGGGAACTGAAATGGAGCTCTCAGGAGTGTTTAAGGGCTGTTTGGACAGAGTGACAGCTGATGGTGGTGAGACGAGATTATCCTAACCACAGCCCCTTACCCTGGAATGAAAAGGACCCCTGTGACTAATGCAAAACCCAGGATCAACATGATGACTTTGCACAGCCGTTGATGGGGGGAGTTGAGTTCGTGAGGCAGGATTTCCATGAAGGTTATGTAGATAAAGGTTCCCGTAGCCACTCCCTCCAGCACACATCGAACCAGCTGGTGGCTGGGATCCTCCGTCACAGCGATACCGAGACCAATCCCCAGAGGGGACATGACAGCAAAGACCATGACACAGCCGACAACCACCGTCCACTTCAGCCGGCTCTGCACCAGTTTCAAGGTCAGGCTGAAGGCGATGATACACTTGTGGACCGAGAGGGCGACGCAGGTCTCCACCACCTTGGAACTGGCCTCCTGTAGCCCCACTGCCAGCCCCTCAAAGACAGAGTGCAGGGACAGCGCCAGCACCAGCACCAGGCAGCGGATGGCCGAGTGGGAGTTGAAGTCCACGTGGAGGTGAGGCCCAGTTTCTTCCCACTGAGCTCCACTCTCACCCGAGCTGAGGTGGTGCTGAGTGTGTAAGTTCCCACTGAGCGACCTGCCCAGCAGTGACCGGGTCTCCTCAAGGTTGCTGGGTTGGTCGCGACACGCCAACACAATCTGCTCCATGATCAGCACCAGGAAGAAGCCCATCACCACTATGAAAAGCGGCAGGGGGAACTGTAGCTGCAACACAATCCAACAGGCACATGAGGGAGCAGGAATCACTGACATTCATGGTCCCAATAGTATAACAGATAATAATAACACAGTGGCAAAGAAAACGCCACAGGTTTCGGTGTACAAAATGACCAGGCTCGATTCACAGGACAGATCCAGAATGGGTTAGAGACAAAAAGCCAGGACAgtatagaggaagctttactctgtatctaaccctgtgctgtccctgtcctgggagtgtttgatggggggggggggaggaggggaacagtgtagagaaagctttactctgcatctaaccccatgctgcccctgtcctggtgGTTTgatgagggggacagtgtagagggagctttactctgtatctaaccccgtgctgtccctgtcctggtggtttgatgagggggacagtgtagagggagctttactctgtatctaaccccgtgctgtccctgtcctggtggtttgaggagggggacagtgtagagggagctttagtctgtatctaaccccgtgctgtccctgtcctggtggtttgatgagggggacagtgtagagggagctttactctgtatctaaccccgagctgtccctgtcctgggaatgtagAATGAGCAGAAGATATGGGAGATTGATCaatggatctgggtgagatgAAGAGGTTGataagccatgatcttattgaatgggagcAAACCTGAGGGGTCAAAGTATcaactgctttctctctctctctcattcttaatCTAACAAAATTAAACCCACTCAGAGCCAGCTGCACAAGTGATTGTGCAATTGCTGAGAAGATATTGAGTAATTTCTGGGATAGTTGGACACAGCGTGCAAATTCAAGATGTGCAAGTCTCTCTTTCCGGGAGATACATGGTCACAAACCACAGGCTATTTCCTCACAGGCCTGTGGCACCGATAAACTGATCCCTAGCAACCTCAAGGGGGCAAAACCTTTCCTTCTGCCCCTCCCCAATCTGCACGCCCAAAGACAACAACCTCTCTACTCCAACAGGGGCCAGAGCCCAGCCCCTGACCCAAGGAAAGGCAGCTCATTGTGCCTCTTAGACTCtgtgcaaccccccccccccaccaccaccaccacccacactcCTCAAAATGGGTAAGAAATATTCTCCTTCAGATGGTGGAGGGGAAATGGAGAGGTTGACAGGAGTGCTGATcaagtgtcacaggtagacagggtggtgaaggcagcaTTAGACACGCTTTCCTTCATTAGTCCGAGCACCGTTCCAGCTGTACTTGACACTGGTAAGGCCCCATGTGGAGAGCTGCATGCAATTCTTGGTCATCCTGCTATCGGtaggatgttactaaactggaaatggtgcaacaaagatttacaaggacgttaccAAACTGaagtgtttgagttataaggagaggctggatagactggagctttgttccctggagtgttgaaggctgaggggtgaccttagaaaaggtttatgaaatcatgaggggcatggataaggtgaatagccaaggtcttttccccagggtaggtgagtccaaaactaaaccgcataggtttaaggtgagaagggaaagatttaatagggaccagaggagcaactttttcatgcagagggtggcacgtgtatggaatgagctgccagaggaactggtggaggctggtacaattacagcatttaagaggcacctggatgggtacatgagaaACATGGACCAAAtataggcaaatgggattagttcagtttaggaaagttttggacgtaggtttgctggctgagctggaaagttcatttccgaacgtttcattaccctactcggtaacatcttcagtgggcctcaggcgaagcaatgctgaaacttcctgcttactatttatatgtttgggtttagGAAAGCGGTCAGCATGAACAGGTTGGGCTGCATGACTGTGATATAGGGAACAGGAAGATCCAGATACTTTAAAGGGTATTACTTGCATTGGCTTTCCATCACCTAATTGCCCAATGAGCTGACTTGGCCAAATCAGAGAGCCATTAAGAATCAGCATCATTGCAATGAGTGTGGAGTCAGAACAGGTTAGGGTGGTGAAGCAGATTAATTTTTACAACGATCAACGATAGTTGCTTGGCAACCAGCAGGAAGACTGTCTGTCCATTTCCCCCACATATTCACCAGTGCTGTGAGTAAGATTTGAACTGGTATCCCAGGCCATCAGTCTGTGCCTCTGGATGCTggatccagtgacattaccactggaTCTCTCACTTCCCACTCCTTTAAACAAGAGATGCAAACAGAAAAGTCAAGCCCCACCTGACACTGTCCCCATCAGACACTCCTGGCACAGAGACAGTGCTGGGTTAACAGTAAAGCTCACAAAGAGTAAAACAGAAAAGTAAACGTTTTCCCAGCGTTCAAactgaaataaaattccagcaacTCTctggaaaatgaaaaaaaaacaaaaacaagaaacaaaataaaaggctTTCCTCACTCCGTCTCCACCAACCACTCTTGGGGTGGGGACAATAAAGGATCAAAATATGCAACAAAGGGTCAAAACACAATGGAAACTAAAATCTACCTCTCTCAGCTCCATTCCCACCAGGTGCTCCCAGGACAGCGGCAACAAGGCTCTAAAAGTTCAGAGGAAAAGGTTCCTTTATCCATTGCTAACATGGACCCCATCCAGCACTCTGGGACAGGGACAATACCGAGTTAAAAGAAAACCCCTCTTGGCTCTTTTAAGGgatgcctccccccccccccccccccccacatacacacaaaccaGATGTCGAGGGGGAGCTTGAGCAGATTAGTGAATGAGTTAAACTCGGAAACAGATAAAACTCTGAACTGCAATAGAGAAGCACAGAGAAATCCATCTGACAGCCTGCATTAGAAATAGG
Protein-coding regions in this window:
- the LOC140453959 gene encoding zinc transporter ZIP1-like; translation: MGGVGPGKEPLEPGLLQAMSPSLEVKVISLFLLLLLTALSGLLPLCVFRRAAGGSGSSGQRRILSLLSCLAGGVFLATCLLDLLPDFLSDMAAVLDKMKITLQFPLPLFIVVMGFFLVLIMEQIVLACRDQPSNLEETRSLLGRSLSGNLHTQHHLSSGESGAQWEETGPHLHVDFNSHSAIRCLVLVLALSLHSVFEGLAVGLQEASSKVVETCVALSVHKCIIAFSLTLKLVQSRLKWTVVVGCVMVFAVMSPLGIGLGIAVTEDPSHQLVRCVLEGVATGTFIYITFMEILPHELNSPHQRLCKVIMLILGFALVTGVLFIPG